One part of the Actinotignum schaalii genome encodes these proteins:
- a CDS encoding DNA methyltransferase produces the protein MAITLQSIEENVKKLTSRAPFTRDFFFDLLLAYGISKSSVTRLRSTTASSLNVAANPDRDIVWKNKIYLAETSNDLIATAQEMKTSDAALRFNTRFVIATNYESLAAIDTKTGDSLSIPLAKLASDFTFFLPWANMEKQHFSSDTHADRRAAEHMSKVYDELLAANPNLFHGSKSPHSLNIFFTRLLFCFFAEDTGIFAKGQFTSAVGSHTQRDGSDTAAFLTALFHALDTPNPADKPVYLQSFPYVNGRLFRINNDDAASLTVPQFTKHARDSLLELGTLDWSEINPDIFGSMFQAVVDKDQRANLGQHYTSVPNILKTIKPLFLDELWNEYDKACESVPRLKKLLTRISKIKLFDPASGSGNFLVIAYKELRKLEHAILDRIDSLSSAGRWGLLGMGEEEKLGAATLGFGSSVINIENFYGIEIDDISVEMAILSLWIAKHQMNQEFKAKFGLDIPLIPLKETGHIVHGNATRLDWNEVCPNNGTDEIYLIGNPPYVGSKKQTAEQKEDYPFVFQDRKFSKNLDYIALWFVKGADYIRGTNAKLSFVTTNSITQGEQVGLLHPHVFTGGIEIGYAYTSFKWSNNASNNAGVTVAVISLRNESVDSKHLYTGDIKTEVQNINSYLVNGNNVVVDKRSRGPISAELPLMVFGSMPRDGGNLVLSPEEAETLVAQHPETSDSIKYFIGADEYINGKDRYCLWLTEETYADLVGIPAVKRRVENIRNFRNRSSNPSTRKFADTPWRFVEIRYKPTDSIIVPSVSSERRDYVPIGYLGPDTVISNASFAIYDAEPWLFALLTSKMHMAWLRAVGGQLETRLRYSNTLVYNTFPVPELSASSKEELTKRALRVLDVREYHCEKTLAELYDPDLMPRNLREAHEKIDEAVDRLYKSTPFASDEERLAVLFAKYQQMIEAEGK, from the coding sequence GTGGCCATCACTCTCCAAAGTATTGAGGAGAACGTCAAGAAACTCACCTCCCGTGCGCCCTTCACCCGCGATTTCTTCTTCGACCTCCTCCTCGCGTACGGCATCTCCAAATCCAGCGTCACCCGCCTGCGTTCTACCACCGCCAGCTCGCTCAACGTCGCGGCGAACCCGGATCGCGATATCGTGTGGAAAAACAAGATCTACCTGGCCGAAACCAGCAATGACCTCATAGCCACCGCACAGGAAATGAAAACCAGTGATGCAGCGCTCCGTTTCAATACCCGCTTCGTCATCGCCACGAATTACGAATCCCTCGCCGCGATTGACACCAAAACCGGCGATTCCCTCAGCATCCCCCTCGCCAAACTCGCCAGCGATTTCACCTTCTTCCTCCCCTGGGCAAACATGGAGAAACAGCACTTCTCCTCGGATACCCACGCGGACCGCCGCGCCGCCGAACACATGAGCAAGGTGTACGACGAACTCCTCGCCGCCAACCCCAACCTCTTCCACGGGAGCAAATCTCCCCACAGCCTCAACATCTTCTTCACCCGCCTCCTCTTCTGCTTCTTCGCGGAGGATACCGGCATCTTCGCAAAAGGCCAGTTCACCAGCGCGGTCGGCTCGCACACCCAACGCGACGGCTCCGACACCGCCGCATTCCTCACCGCACTTTTCCACGCGCTGGACACCCCAAACCCCGCGGATAAACCCGTCTATTTGCAGAGCTTCCCCTACGTCAACGGTCGCCTTTTCCGCATTAATAACGACGACGCCGCCTCTTTGACAGTCCCCCAATTCACCAAGCATGCGCGCGATTCGCTCCTGGAGCTCGGCACCCTGGATTGGTCAGAAATCAACCCGGATATTTTCGGCTCCATGTTCCAAGCGGTGGTAGATAAGGACCAGCGCGCTAACCTGGGCCAGCACTACACCTCAGTCCCCAATATCCTCAAAACCATCAAGCCGCTCTTCCTGGATGAGCTCTGGAACGAATATGACAAGGCCTGCGAATCGGTACCGCGGCTCAAGAAACTCCTCACAAGAATTTCAAAAATCAAGCTTTTCGATCCAGCCAGCGGCAGCGGCAACTTTTTAGTTATCGCATATAAGGAATTACGCAAGCTCGAACACGCGATCCTGGACCGCATCGATTCTCTTTCCTCGGCGGGCCGCTGGGGCCTGCTCGGCATGGGCGAAGAAGAAAAGCTCGGCGCCGCCACCCTGGGCTTCGGTTCCTCGGTGATCAATATCGAGAACTTCTACGGCATCGAAATTGACGACATCTCCGTGGAGATGGCCATCCTTTCGCTCTGGATCGCCAAACACCAGATGAACCAGGAGTTCAAAGCCAAGTTCGGCCTGGATATTCCCCTCATCCCGCTCAAGGAAACCGGGCACATCGTGCACGGCAATGCTACCCGCCTCGACTGGAACGAGGTCTGCCCCAACAACGGCACCGACGAAATTTATTTAATCGGAAACCCACCTTATGTAGGATCCAAAAAACAGACCGCCGAACAGAAAGAGGACTACCCCTTCGTCTTCCAAGATCGGAAGTTCTCCAAGAACCTCGACTACATCGCCCTATGGTTTGTGAAGGGTGCTGACTATATTCGCGGCACTAATGCGAAGCTGTCCTTCGTAACAACCAACTCGATTACCCAGGGTGAGCAAGTCGGACTTCTCCATCCCCACGTGTTCACCGGCGGTATTGAAATCGGGTACGCCTACACATCTTTCAAGTGGAGCAACAACGCTTCCAATAATGCCGGGGTAACCGTTGCCGTCATTAGCCTGCGCAACGAATCGGTGGATTCCAAGCACCTGTACACCGGCGATATCAAGACCGAAGTACAGAACATTAATTCCTACCTCGTCAATGGGAACAACGTTGTTGTTGATAAAAGATCCCGGGGTCCCATATCAGCAGAGCTTCCCTTGATGGTCTTCGGGTCAATGCCACGAGACGGTGGAAATCTCGTCCTTTCTCCCGAAGAGGCCGAAACTCTCGTTGCTCAGCATCCCGAGACTTCCGATTCCATTAAGTACTTTATCGGAGCGGATGAGTACATCAACGGCAAAGACCGCTACTGCCTATGGCTAACCGAAGAAACATATGCCGATTTAGTTGGCATTCCCGCCGTAAAACGACGCGTAGAAAACATCCGCAACTTCCGAAATCGCAGCTCTAACCCATCGACTCGAAAATTTGCTGATACCCCTTGGCGTTTTGTGGAGATTCGCTATAAGCCCACGGATTCCATTATCGTGCCAAGCGTATCTTCGGAGCGCCGCGATTACGTCCCTATCGGGTATCTGGGTCCCGATACCGTCATCTCGAACGCATCCTTTGCCATCTACGATGCCGAGCCGTGGTTGTTTGCGTTGCTGACCTCGAAGATGCACATGGCTTGGCTACGCGCTGTTGGCGGCCAGCTCGAAACCCGGCTACGTTACTCGAATACCTTGGTCTATAACACTTTCCCCGTGCCAGAGTTGTCGGCGTCGTCGAAAGAAGAACTCACGAAACGCGCGCTACGCGTACTCGATGTACGCGAATACCACTGCGAAAAGACTCTCGCGGAACTTTACGATCCGGACCTCATGCCACGCAACCTGCGCGAAGCGCACGAAAAAATTGACGAAGCGGTCGATAGACTTTACAAGAGCACCCCGTTCGCATCCGATGAGGAACGCCTCGCGGTGCTGTTCGCCAAGTATCAGCAGATGATCGAAGCAGAAGGGAAATAG
- a CDS encoding DEAD/DEAH box helicase: MATENVVDVTYAQTGKSVATDELGMREMQARAYEQRTSQYLLIKAPPASGKSRALMFIALDKLFNQGRRKVIVAVPERSIGASFAPTDLTTYGFFADWDVKPANNLCTPGSNESKVAAFLRFLEGPDATLVCTHATLRFAFEQAKPEDFNGCVIAIDEFHHVSADLDNNRLGSVLHAIMEQSDAHIIAMTGSYFRGDSVPVLDPKDEAKFTPVTFNYYDQLNGYQYLKTLGIGHHFYQGRYTDAIAEVLDLDKKTILHIPSVNSGESTKDKYEEVGKILDIIGEVLSPEEVAQVEPRFPGDDCMIFVRRRDTGAVLRVADLVDDSDEKARAKTLVYLTDVAAKNRDAADIIIALGMAKEGFDWPFAEHALTVGYRASHTELIQIIGRVTRDSPGKSHAQFTNLLAEPDATQNEVTLSVNNVLKGITAALLMEQVLAPNYNFRAKRNTDETPDPGTLEVKGLVEPSTKRAKEIIATGIDDLKANILQDDQVARAAAGAAEPEVINKVLIPRIIRQTYPDITEKEVEQIRQHVVVSSVIKSGEVRTVGDRRFVEAGNKFVDIDEINIDLIESINPFQKAFEVMSKQVSSPVLRIIQDAIAATRITLKPEEALEMWPAVTDWVKVNGRRPDVRSDDPTEKLYAEGLLILQREKAKHDAEKAAAEAAVEAAVGVEADGDSAGETEAANDATAAEQSESAAVRSGGKHAEDVPVPARTASAEASQGDKN, from the coding sequence GTGGCCACCGAAAACGTTGTGGACGTGACCTATGCGCAAACCGGGAAATCGGTTGCCACCGATGAGCTCGGGATGCGGGAAATGCAGGCTCGTGCCTATGAACAGCGCACCTCCCAGTACCTGCTCATCAAGGCACCGCCCGCTTCCGGGAAATCGCGTGCGCTCATGTTTATCGCGCTCGATAAGCTCTTCAACCAGGGTCGGCGCAAGGTAATCGTGGCGGTACCCGAACGCTCCATCGGCGCATCCTTCGCGCCCACCGACCTCACCACCTACGGCTTCTTCGCGGACTGGGACGTCAAACCCGCCAACAACCTGTGCACACCCGGCAGCAACGAATCAAAAGTCGCCGCATTCCTGCGTTTCCTGGAAGGGCCGGATGCCACGCTTGTCTGCACGCACGCCACCCTGCGTTTCGCCTTTGAACAGGCCAAACCCGAGGATTTCAACGGCTGCGTGATCGCGATTGACGAATTCCATCACGTCTCAGCAGACCTGGACAATAACCGGCTCGGCTCCGTGCTGCACGCCATTATGGAGCAGTCCGACGCGCATATCATCGCCATGACCGGCTCCTACTTCCGCGGGGACTCCGTGCCCGTGCTGGACCCCAAAGACGAAGCGAAATTCACACCCGTCACCTTCAACTATTACGACCAGCTCAACGGCTACCAGTACCTGAAAACGCTCGGGATTGGCCACCACTTCTACCAGGGCCGTTACACCGACGCCATCGCAGAAGTGCTGGATCTCGACAAGAAAACCATTCTGCATATCCCCTCCGTGAACTCCGGGGAATCCACCAAAGACAAGTACGAAGAAGTCGGGAAGATCCTCGATATTATTGGCGAGGTGCTTTCGCCCGAAGAAGTTGCGCAGGTAGAGCCGCGTTTCCCCGGGGACGACTGCATGATCTTCGTGCGGCGGCGTGACACCGGTGCCGTGCTGCGCGTGGCCGACCTTGTGGACGATAGCGATGAGAAAGCGCGCGCTAAGACACTGGTGTATTTGACCGATGTGGCCGCGAAGAATCGCGACGCTGCTGACATCATCATCGCGCTCGGGATGGCGAAAGAAGGTTTCGACTGGCCTTTCGCGGAACACGCCCTCACAGTTGGTTACCGTGCCTCGCATACCGAACTCATCCAGATCATCGGGCGCGTCACCCGCGATAGTCCCGGGAAAAGCCACGCGCAATTCACGAACCTGCTAGCTGAACCGGATGCCACCCAAAACGAAGTGACGCTCTCCGTCAACAACGTGCTGAAAGGCATCACCGCGGCGCTGCTCATGGAACAGGTGCTTGCCCCGAACTACAACTTCCGAGCCAAGCGCAACACCGACGAAACCCCGGATCCCGGCACCCTGGAAGTCAAGGGACTGGTGGAACCGTCTACCAAGCGCGCTAAGGAGATTATCGCCACCGGTATCGATGACCTGAAAGCCAATATTTTGCAAGATGACCAGGTAGCGCGGGCCGCGGCCGGTGCAGCGGAACCCGAAGTCATTAACAAAGTGCTTATCCCGCGCATCATTCGCCAAACCTACCCGGACATCACTGAGAAAGAAGTCGAGCAAATCCGCCAGCATGTGGTGGTCTCCTCCGTGATCAAATCTGGCGAAGTGCGAACCGTGGGCGACCGGCGTTTCGTGGAAGCGGGAAACAAGTTCGTGGATATTGATGAGATCAACATCGACCTCATCGAATCCATCAACCCCTTCCAGAAGGCCTTCGAAGTGATGTCCAAGCAGGTCTCCAGCCCGGTACTGCGCATCATCCAAGATGCCATCGCCGCCACCCGCATCACCCTGAAGCCGGAAGAAGCATTGGAGATGTGGCCCGCAGTCACCGACTGGGTCAAGGTCAATGGCCGCCGCCCGGACGTCCGCAGCGACGACCCCACCGAGAAACTGTATGCCGAAGGTCTGCTCATCCTGCAACGCGAAAAAGCAAAGCATGATGCTGAGAAAGCGGCGGCTGAAGCGGCCGTTGAAGCTGCGGTTGGGGTGGAAGCTGACGGAGATAGCGCCGGTGAAACGGAAGCTGCGAATGATGCAACTGCAGCTGAGCAGAGCGAATCCGCGGCAGTTCGCAGCGGCGGCAAGCATGCCGAAGATGTGCCGGTGCCGGCCCGTACCGCGAGCGCCGAGGCTTCCCAGGGAGACAAGAACTAA
- a CDS encoding GIY-YIG nuclease family protein: MADFDFEAEFAKILASDTEGLLDAPPAPRRFTSEDRLERAFLEIVDFRAKEGREPDPHTRAIGERKLGARLEGIRADPEKLEKLKDLDTEFGLLAREEAPQSIDDVLASDEFNLLDDGYGITDVSRLPAAPPRTIATPDYVAKRVKAKEFEKFEPLFKAKHAQLSAGIVEQKPYKSLDTGINAIREGLYFVLNGVMGYVAFQGDDEKHLTGGEIRTRQRLRVIFENGTESDLFRQSLAGRMGEEDGRIITQPADVAYDLAYAEPSADVEASGEIISEASSDETPTGWIYVLRSLSTDPQISSLRNLHKIGFSRGPVEKRIAGAEQSPTYLMAPVEIVDTYVTYDVNAAKLEHLLHQIFADVKVSLSQIDSEGKNYDPSEWFIVPREAIATAVELIQNGENTKYRYDKGSESFIRLAIDRAPS; the protein is encoded by the coding sequence ATGGCTGATTTCGATTTTGAAGCAGAATTCGCGAAGATCCTCGCCTCCGATACCGAAGGGCTACTTGACGCGCCTCCGGCCCCGCGGCGTTTCACCAGCGAAGACCGGCTAGAACGCGCCTTCCTGGAAATCGTGGACTTCCGGGCCAAAGAAGGGCGCGAACCAGATCCGCACACCCGAGCTATCGGGGAGCGCAAGCTCGGGGCACGCCTGGAAGGAATCCGTGCCGATCCCGAAAAGCTCGAAAAGCTCAAGGACCTCGACACTGAATTCGGGCTACTCGCCCGCGAAGAAGCCCCGCAGAGCATTGATGACGTTCTGGCCTCCGATGAGTTCAACCTCCTGGACGACGGATACGGCATCACCGATGTGTCCCGGCTCCCCGCTGCGCCACCGCGTACCATCGCCACGCCGGATTACGTGGCCAAACGCGTGAAAGCAAAAGAATTTGAAAAGTTTGAGCCGCTTTTCAAGGCGAAGCATGCACAGCTATCGGCCGGGATCGTAGAGCAGAAACCTTATAAGAGTCTAGATACCGGTATCAACGCGATTCGTGAGGGCCTGTACTTCGTACTTAACGGAGTCATGGGATATGTCGCTTTCCAAGGAGACGACGAAAAACACCTTACCGGCGGCGAAATCCGGACCCGGCAGCGGCTACGCGTCATTTTCGAAAACGGGACCGAATCCGATCTCTTCCGCCAATCCCTTGCGGGACGCATGGGAGAAGAAGACGGCCGGATCATCACCCAACCCGCCGATGTTGCTTACGATCTTGCCTACGCAGAACCCTCGGCAGATGTTGAAGCGTCTGGTGAAATTATCAGCGAAGCTTCTTCGGACGAAACTCCAACCGGGTGGATCTATGTGCTGCGTTCACTCTCCACAGATCCGCAAATCTCCAGCCTGCGCAACCTCCACAAGATTGGGTTCTCGCGCGGGCCGGTAGAAAAGCGCATCGCCGGCGCGGAACAATCACCCACCTACCTCATGGCGCCCGTCGAAATCGTGGACACGTACGTGACTTACGATGTGAACGCCGCGAAACTGGAGCATCTGCTCCACCAGATCTTCGCGGACGTAAAAGTATCCCTCTCGCAAATTGATAGCGAGGGCAAAAACTACGACCCGAGCGAATGGTTCATCGTCCCGCGCGAAGCCATCGCCACCGCCGTCGAGCTCATTCAAAACGGGGAAAATACCAAGTATCGCTATGACAAGGGGAGCGAGAGTTTTATACGTCTAGCTATCGACCGAGCCCCCTCATAA
- a CDS encoding AAA family ATPase: MIKNINLEGFPCFAVDAGLNNLEAINHIYGPNGSGKTTISEFLTTLSPEGNQAVHWEGDPDTIRVYNRSYARSVFAKPEGEEPGVFLLGENSAETLKKIDALTAKQNKINEKLANYKADHTNTAEELETEKKALQETIWERLDAIPDVLRQKMPKTKGNKRKCLEEALRVASEPYNPQDGTFDSLEKMANDLNQMGETESAISAFPSPPSAFRNAQGFYSLLSKPIVGSADVPLSALVNSLSNSDWVREGIAYLNDQHNINNVCPFCQQEVSEELKSKIESVFDATYRNAIAAIQSFKQILDSAHQEITAYEREHVGKLARFAPVDHVTLVFENIKSAIRQLQSSLTQKLASPSTPIAPAMITDKYDALDRLVTEANLDISSLNDRWQNSEKEWERIQTQSWKFFVNERLKDLIDSFNHSEGRLNKKLAGLSEKINRLDSDLTEISNNLKDLHSRSTSSQRTIELINSLLEDARFRSFKLCSASGNSDGYKLVRPNGNLVDIESLSEGERTFITFLYFYHSLFSVKQDDETDHIVAVIDDPISSLDSEIMFVVSWLIRRLIEQVKEGTHDRVKQLIILTHNRRFHNELCVQYRNQNPKNVAFYRIRKLSPSPNLIQGPEKRNPIRNSYQELWDEVAIAKSSPHCGKPWLPNVLRRILETYFVDLVGLQNLNYLGEDLPLEEQVMHKALIAWTNTGSHSIIEADDYLPESENTDLWLELFKNVFYKEGNGAHKYHYNMMMAGTENNGKS, translated from the coding sequence GTGATTAAAAACATCAACCTTGAAGGTTTCCCCTGTTTCGCCGTTGATGCCGGACTCAACAACCTCGAAGCTATTAACCATATCTATGGACCAAACGGCTCGGGCAAAACAACAATAAGTGAGTTTTTGACGACTTTATCGCCCGAAGGTAACCAAGCAGTCCACTGGGAAGGCGATCCTGATACAATTCGCGTATATAATAGGAGTTACGCTCGATCCGTCTTTGCGAAACCAGAAGGTGAAGAACCTGGTGTATTTCTTCTCGGCGAAAACAGCGCCGAAACCCTCAAGAAAATTGACGCCCTCACGGCAAAGCAAAATAAAATAAACGAAAAATTAGCGAATTATAAAGCCGACCACACCAACACCGCTGAAGAATTAGAGACCGAAAAGAAGGCTCTGCAAGAAACAATTTGGGAACGGCTCGATGCAATCCCCGATGTTTTAAGGCAAAAAATGCCGAAAACAAAAGGAAATAAAAGGAAATGCCTCGAAGAAGCTCTGCGTGTAGCGTCCGAACCTTATAACCCTCAAGACGGGACCTTTGACAGTCTCGAAAAAATGGCAAACGACCTAAACCAAATGGGAGAAACTGAGAGTGCCATTAGCGCCTTCCCGAGCCCTCCCTCAGCCTTTCGGAATGCACAAGGCTTCTATTCACTGCTCAGTAAACCGATCGTCGGGAGCGCTGACGTTCCACTATCTGCATTGGTTAATTCCCTCTCAAATTCCGATTGGGTTAGGGAGGGAATTGCCTATCTTAATGATCAACATAATATCAACAACGTTTGCCCATTCTGCCAACAAGAAGTTTCAGAAGAATTAAAATCTAAGATTGAGAGCGTATTCGACGCCACTTACCGAAACGCTATCGCCGCCATTCAAAGCTTCAAGCAAATTTTAGATTCCGCACATCAGGAAATTACAGCTTACGAAAGGGAACATGTTGGAAAACTGGCTCGTTTCGCACCGGTCGATCACGTTACTTTAGTTTTCGAGAATATAAAAAGCGCAATACGCCAATTGCAAAGCAGCCTCACACAAAAACTTGCAAGCCCTTCAACGCCAATCGCCCCAGCAATGATCACTGATAAATACGATGCTCTGGATCGACTCGTAACTGAGGCTAATCTCGATATTAGTAGTTTAAATGACCGGTGGCAGAATTCGGAAAAAGAATGGGAAAGAATCCAAACGCAATCCTGGAAATTCTTCGTGAATGAACGCCTCAAGGATCTAATCGACTCATTTAATCATTCGGAGGGAAGACTAAATAAAAAGCTTGCAGGACTCTCCGAGAAGATTAATAGATTAGACTCCGATCTTACCGAGATAAGCAACAATTTAAAGGATCTTCACTCGCGTTCAACCTCAAGTCAGCGCACAATCGAACTAATAAACAGTCTCCTCGAGGACGCACGTTTCCGGAGTTTTAAACTCTGTTCTGCTTCCGGAAATTCGGATGGCTACAAGTTAGTCCGACCGAACGGCAATCTGGTTGATATTGAATCATTAAGCGAAGGGGAGCGAACCTTCATCACATTCTTGTATTTCTACCACTCCCTATTTTCCGTTAAGCAGGATGACGAAACGGACCACATAGTTGCCGTAATCGATGACCCCATTTCAAGCCTCGACTCTGAGATTATGTTCGTCGTTTCCTGGCTCATTAGACGACTTATCGAACAAGTTAAAGAAGGAACGCACGACCGCGTGAAGCAGCTTATTATCCTCACACATAATAGACGCTTTCATAATGAGCTTTGTGTACAATATAGAAATCAAAATCCAAAAAATGTAGCTTTTTATCGAATTCGTAAACTTTCACCCAGCCCAAATCTTATTCAGGGACCCGAGAAAAGGAATCCTATCCGCAACTCTTACCAGGAGCTCTGGGACGAAGTGGCAATTGCAAAGTCTAGTCCACATTGCGGAAAACCCTGGCTCCCCAACGTTCTTCGCAGGATTCTAGAGACGTACTTTGTAGATCTTGTTGGCCTGCAGAACCTAAATTACCTTGGAGAAGATCTCCCGCTCGAAGAACAGGTAATGCATAAGGCCCTTATTGCCTGGACTAACACTGGGTCACATTCCATTATAGAGGCAGACGACTATCTACCCGAATCGGAAAATACCGATCTTTGGTTAGAGCTTTTTAAGAATGTTTTTTACAAAGAGGGGAATGGCGCGCACAAGTATCACTACAACATGATGATGGCAGGAACGGAGAATAATGGTAAATCCTAA